The genomic DNA TAATAGGAAGACTCGGGTGACTATGGCCGGTGGATGTTCAGTGCAGCTCCAACAAAAGCTTAGAGATGCAAACTACCAGGTCTGGACCACATTTCATCCTCGTCGGCAACCACAACCACGCATTCCATACACATATACCATGACGCACAACAACCACGACACTACCAGGTGCCAGATGCCAGTATGCCACAGTTCTCCTCAACCCAGAGGTGATCtgctctcccgccgccgccattccaGTTCTCCACGAAGACACAGCCCAGCCGTCTCCCACTCCACAGCCTAAGGTTCATCCATGGAGGACACGGGCAGGTCGCTAGCAGCCGGGTCGGGCGTCCTCCGGGGCTCCATCTTGGCGACCACCTCCGCCACGACGAGCCTCGTCAGCAGCAGCCCGGCGACGAGCGCCGACGCCATCAGCATCGTGAACACGGCGCTCCAGCTCCTGGCGGAGATGTACCCCGTCAGCAGCGGGCCCACCGCCGCGCCGATGGAGCCCGTGCCGTCGATGATCGCCGTCACGGTGGCCAGCGCCCGGGAGTTGCCGTTCAGGGAGCTGTGCGTGCCGAGGTCGGCCGAGACGGCCGTCGTGATCAGCGCGTAGGGCCCGTTCACCAGCATCCCCGTGATGAACATCAGGGCGATGTTCCACGTCAGCGAGATGCTGCCGTAGATGCGGTAGAAGAAGAGCGCCGGTATCGCGGAGAAGGTGAAGCTCGCCGCCGTCAGCGCCCGGGCGTCCAGGCGGTCGGAGATGTGGCCGGCGAGGATGCCGCCGACAACGCCACCAACGTCGAACAGAGTCGATAACACCCCGGCCGAGGAGTTTGACAAGTATTGGCCTCCAATGGCTGAAAAACAAAACACATTGGTGGTGTCAGTAAAAAATATTTCAGTGCTAACAATGAGCTCTAGTTCTATTAAGAACCTGCATTTTTCTGCAGTAAAGCTGCTAAATTTTCATCAACACGTCAATGTCATTATACTGAATTAAATCAGGATTATTAGTTAGCTTGTGAAACTAGCCAACAAATTCTTCTATCCCCCATTCATTATCGCGTGTAAAAAAACAAGATactaaaaaattcaaatattcaGATAGCAATATCAACAATACTAGACAATAACATTCACATCATGTGTCCTTTTTTTAATGGTTTGTTTAACTCAACTACGTTAAGCAGATAAGAAACCAGCAACATGCCTGAGGGATAAGCAGAGTAAGAATAATTCATTTGTATTTCTCTACTAACAGGTCAAAGAGCACCATGCATGTTGCCGAGTGCGTTCCAGTGGAATCTTGTCCAACTGGAATGTTATGCTCCAGTTTAAGATAAACTAACTTTGGACAAGTCAATGGTGTATCGTAGTTAATTAATATTATGAGAATGCCTTAACTTCCAGTGGTTGTAGAAACGTCAGCTTCAGTTCTGCTGATTGCTTGCCAACAAATACAAAAGGGTTGGAAAGTTTGATTTGCGCATCACAAAGAGCTTATAATTTTTCAATTGCTAGTCTGACTGGAGCCTATGAAATATCTCAAGCCCTCGTCCTAAGTGACATCATATATTAAGGTTTGTATCTTCAGACACAAAATAATGCTTTCTGATCATCATAGTTCAAAAAGGGTTCATTTGGTAGAAGTCAAAAAAGAAAACCATGTGGTAAGTGGTAACTGCAAAAATATAACTCGACGAACCTGTGTGGCTGATATAAAAGGGAAGCCAATACAGGAACGTATAGGCCACAAGCTTGCAGAAGAAAAGGCAGAGAGCGAAAGGAGCTACACCAGGAATTCTCCATGCCTCAATAAATCCAActgccttttcttttgcttgCGAGCGCCGTTCCAACAAAGGGGTGTCCATGCCAGTCTTTTCGGAGTCCTTCAAGTGGAAATCCTCTTGAATTCCAATCACATCAGGACTAACAGGCAAGAACAGAAACACCGTGAGCCCGACTAGTGCGATCATGATACCAGGCACAGCAAAGGACCAACACCATCCATACTTCAACATTGCAGCAGCAATCAGAGAGCCAGATATGTTTCCTACAGATGTGTGAGCATTCCAAATTCCCAGTATCAGCCCCCTCTTGCTCTTCCCAAACCAATTGCCAACCACTGCAACTACTGAAGGCCATCCAGATGACTGAAACAGGCCAGCCATCATCTGCATGCCCAGAAAGTAGTAGAAGTTGTGTATATTGAACCAGTAGCCCGCTCCGAAAGCAGCAGTGAACAATCCGGTTCCTATCATTCCGATAGTCAGCAGGATCCTCAGATCCACCCGGTCGCCCAAATGGCCAGCAAAGAACATGCCGATTGCATATACACCAAGAAAAGCCAGGTCAATCTCGCCGAGCAACGCGGTGCCATCTTCAGCGTTGAATGGAGCCCAACCACTAGAGAGAGTCCTATTGTTCTCAGCGCCTTTCAAATTTTGAAGATAGAGATTACTGGGCCAGTGCAATATGCCAAGGTTTGTCTTAGGATCAAGAACACTCTTAACAATACTTGTAGTTTTTCTAGTGGCATGGTAGCTGGCATATGATAAGAACGTCAGTACTAATACAAGTGCCTGACATGATCTGAAGGAGATAGGACTCCCCCGGGCACACTCAAAAAGTTGAATTCCCAGAGGTTTTTTGTTACACATTTTGCCTTTCTGATGACTTGAGGAGTCCATGAAATGAAATTGAATTGGTTTTTCTGCAAAGATAGCTCACACCAGGAAGAAGGGCAGCCGATATTATGCTATTGCCTTACTGGTGAAGTTGTTGCCTGAAAAAGGTTAATAGAGATTGACATCAGAACCATGTACCATAAGAGTTGACAATTTGGTTTGTAATACAAAGTAATAATCCCACAAGAATAAGGAAAATAAGAAGGTTATCATTTTGTAACCAAATGACAGAATAAATACTTGTGTTTTAGTATGATTATTAGTGGAGGATGCTAAGACAACAACAATGAGTTCCAAATTATTATTGCAGAACAGTTCTAAATTATCAATTCAATTAATTGAACTGTCCTTGAGACCTTGACATCAGCATAAGCATACACCCAAAATCAAGCTTTCACAGAGTCTCGAAAAGAATACACCTAATTGCACAGGGAAGTCATAATCAATTAATACTATCAAACACTCCCCAATCCCCATCAGATAAGTATATGAAAATAATCCTTGCGTGGTACATCGAAATACTTATCTGCAGTAACTTGATAGTACAAAACTCTCGTGATAGACATCAGAAATTTAATGCAAattgggggaaaagatctcaaTAACAGGGGGACACAATTCAAGTCAAAAATCTACATGAACGTCAAAGCAAAACGACGATTTGATCAGGCTTGCTAGTATAGCAGCCTAAGGCACCGATCCTCTGCACGATCAATCATCAAAATCGACGAGAAAGGAGCACACTTTCCGCAATGGAATAAACGAATAGCTAGTGGTATAAGCTAAATAAGCAGGAAAGGCAAGCACAATCCATTCAAACATAGCTTGATCCCAGCTCTCAACACTTGAGGGAGGTAAATGATCAACGGCGGGAGGGAAGGTACCGAACGCAATACAACCAACCTTGAAAGACGCGGCTTAAGCAGAAATACTGATAGAGCAGCACGAAGTATATTACACAACCAAAACCAACCTTGCCAAAACAGCCAAGAAACCCCAAACGCAAAAGCAACAGAAATCAAATCAGGTCGCCGCCAACTCGCAAGGGAAAGAGAGCCAGCGATCCGTCAGCGCTCATCCATCAGGTAACTGAAAGCGTGCTTCTTGAGAGGCAGATGAAGGAACGGAGCAGCAAGAACATGGGATAGAAAGATTGCAACCCCACCTTCGAGCTAGGAGAGAAGaaggcgccggccgccgctgtcgttGAAGTTTACCCAGGGAACAGCAGCTGTTCCTGGCCGCGCGGAGCCGTGAGGGAGGCGCGTGTGGGGTGCGGAGGGCAGCTTCCCGGGGCACCTCGGCCGTGTCTTCCAAGGAGTTGCGGGTCTTATAGGGGGAAAAAAAGTTCTCAGGAGCCTTTTGCCTGGCCGTGGTGAACCGGGGCTTTACCTCTGGTTCAGGTCAGTCCCCGGTGAGGTCACACCCACGATCCTCTTCTGCAGCAAGATTGTTTATTCTACTATGGTCATCTtgtgtctttttttttaaaaaaaaagaatggccCTCTTGTGCTGGGCCTGAGATTCTTTCACCTATTGTCAATTTTTATAATGGGCTTAGAGGTACTAACTACGTATTAGGAGTAGTTCTATGCACAAATATCCCAAATACGTTTATTGATTCTTTTATCCTTTCAGTTTCGGGGTTTCTAAGACATACTCATTGGAACTTGGAAGAACCACGGAAtgaaaatcaaatgaagttaacGGGCAAAAGCTAAGTGATTAATGGGTCAGTATTCTGTGCTCCATGTGTCAAACCTGTGCTCCCTCCGCACGAAAATACAGTGTGTATTCGTTTCAGAAAAATCgaattttccatattttttacCAGCATAGGTCAAAGTACAAAACACGTTAGGCCTTAAAAAACCATGCTATGTTGGTTTTACATCTACATATAAACATATAGTATTACGTTGGTTTCATACTGCATTATATTGGTCAAATAAACAGCTCTAATTACTATCACGGCATCACCACCACTGTCCCTCCAAACTTGCAGTAAACAAAGGTACAAGAATGGCTAGTTTCTGTCACGGGTGCTGTCTCAACAGGCAACAACTAGCAACCTGCACTACATTACTACACAAAACCGGTcctattccttttttttttctttttcatctaAAACTGGTCCTATTCTAGATGAACTTTGAGCTACTGGTAACTCAAGCAAAGATGGCTGTTGTTCCTTAGTCGCACCGGCTGGTGATCCCACGCACCTAGCTTGCCAGATTTTGCTGGCGGCCAGGTGAAAGCTGAGAATAGATGGTGGAAGGAATATAGCCAGCGGATATTCTCCTGGGGACGGATATTCCCAGAGCTAAACGCCTCCTAACCGGATCTTCTGCTTGAGCCCCACAGCTGTAGGGCCCTCGCGAACACGGTGCCATGGCCGATGCGCATGTGTGCCGTTTATTATTCTAGGGCCAAATCGCAGCTACCGTACCAACTTCGACGTCTCTGTTGGCTGATGTCCTGATGACATAGGCCGCAAAGATCTAGCTCGAACGAACTCAGGTGGTAAATTTCATTCACATGGTAGCTGGGAATATGGTAAATGTAAGAAAAAAGACATTGGAAACGAACCTTGCCGAGGATCATCTCTGCATGGTCGATGTGGATAGGAGCTCAACAGTTGATGCGCCAAAGTCGTGACGGTGCGCCTGCACATGAGAGGCGGTGACCGTTGAGACGAAGAGAGAATTCGGTGACATGAGATGAGCAGAGAAGAGAGGTTACCTTGGTCCGTCGTCTAGAGGGGCCCCGGCAGAACGCCATTGTTTTTGGGAGAGAATAGTAAAATGGGcaaacagaggaggaagaacagcTCCTCGCCTATTTATGAACGGACAGGCCGGAGGTAGTAGCAACAGACGACTCTAATTTGTCGGTCGATTATTCGCATAATTAAAAGGATATAACGGTTTATTTATGTACAAGTACAGCTGCTAACCCTATTTGCTCCTACCACCTCAAATAAAAGAGGCAGCttatttaacaaaaaaaaaaagccttgTGGAACGCATGCTGGGATAAGATAAGGAGTTGGACAAggtttttttgaaaggaaatcGATAAGGTTATCCAAAAGGGAAAAACGTGACGGCCTGTTATCGGCACGACTTCCTAAGCCACCGCTTCCGAATATTCCGCGGCCGGCCACCTCCGCGTCGTTGCCATCAACCATCGaccgaccgatcgatcgatcgatcgatcatgcATGTTATCCGCCGCGGCTTGACCTGACGCCTGACGGCGGCAGAGGCAGCGCGTGAGGTGACACGGCGCAGCAATCAGGCGGCGACGACGCGACGCCCTGTGTTTACGCGCGACCGGCCGCTAATAATCCGGTCGGATCATGCGCGCGGCGCGGAGACGTGTGCTCCCGTCGCCTCTCCCTCCCCGCGGCCGTATCAGCCCGGCGGCGCGGACGCCTGGTCGCGGCTCGTCACTCGTGGAGGCCGGGTGCCGGCCCCTCCGCTGCCACAAGTTTTCCAGGCGTTTCGTGGGCGCAGGTTTCGTTGACGAGCCCCGGCGTGGAGAGCGACCGGCCGGCGCGCGGACGGGCCGGTGTGGGGCCGGCCGGAGCCAACTCTTGGACGAGAGCGCGCGGCGGACGGGGGCGTCGCGTCGTGACGGGGCCGGGCGCGGTTTTATCCGCGAGGCTGCGCTCGCGCGTATCCGTTTCTCTTGGCTGGGGGACGACGGAGAGGCGCGGCTCGATCGGCGAATCCCGGGGCTcgtggcgggcgcggccggcgacgtcGCGGTCTCGGCTTTTCGGCGGGAGAGGGCGGGGCGGGTGGTGGCTTTGCAGGAAGGCGAGGGGGGCTTGCGTTGCGctgctttcttctttttctcggCGCCGTGACCGTGACCGACGTGTTGCGCGGACCCAACGTGCAAATTCCGTGCGATCAACGCAGGAACTTTTTTCCGAGTCTAATAATCGAAACAAATGAACACGTACATGGCCGCAGGACACATGGGTCACCGGATAGCTgttcgaggacgacgaggaggcgtTTCGAATCGAAACACTGCACGTGAGTGAGTTAGAGACTTTCTACAAAGTCGAGTCGTTTTTCCGTCTGAAATACAATCAAATTGTTTAACCCAAAAAACAAATACTCCGGCATTTCAATGGCTGGAGTGGGCTGTAGTCGTACTACGATTTAGCCCAGCCTTGTTGGTTGGACTCTGCCTGGCTTTTCGAGGCCCGGCTGGAAGACCGGTCCAACCCAGTATGCGGACGGGCCTGCTCTGATTTTCTTCCGAAatgtaagggcctgtttgggagcactccactccagaaaaatcaactccactccaccagctccacactttcctagctccactccaccaactccaaaaaaatatggagctgctgcacgtatttggctgatggcagtgctccagctccaaaaacatgaaCACTTGTTGGGAATGGTCTATTTTACTCTTTGtgaacggacccacatgtcatactcttctattttctcctctcttcttcctctctctcctctcctcttctcttctcagtTTTAAACAGTGCTACATATATTACAAGAAATTATCATGCGAAATGTAGAACAATCTTGCTCATCAATCGAAAATGTAGAACAATCTTGATCATCAATTAGAAATGACGACGAGAACCAATCACAACTCAAACACCATCTCATCTACACGAGCAAGCAATTCATCTTTCTTCCTGTTTGCACATCGCAAGAGCAACAGCACGGCGCGACGGGCAggcggcgtggcaggggcgagcgcgcggcgggcggccggggcggcgcgaggggcggcgggcggctggcgcggcaggggcgggcgcggcaggggacggccggacgggcggcgcggcggcggctgagcgGGCAGCACGGCAGCGGCGCGGTGGAAGGTAGGGGTGGCACAGCGCGACGGGAGACTTTTTTTGTTTCGCGAACCGGTAACATGTGTAACgaatggcaatggtgggtaaatacccaccaattCCACGAGGAGGTTTGTAAAGgggatttttggagcacctcttgaggtactccaaaaaaacgtggatctaccccctgctccacctttttcctggagtcggagttgctggagctagacgcgtttggctgcgaaattttcggagttggtggagtggaacaATTTTTTGTGgggtggagtgctcccaaacaccccctaagtttcGTCGC from Setaria italica strain Yugu1 chromosome VII, Setaria_italica_v2.0, whole genome shotgun sequence includes the following:
- the LOC101773730 gene encoding putative glycerol-3-phosphate transporter 1, whose product is MDSSSHQKGKMCNKKPLGIQLFECARGSPISFRSCQALVLVLTFLSYASYHATRKTTSIVKSVLDPKTNLGILHWPSNLYLQNLKGAENNRTLSSGWAPFNAEDGTALLGEIDLAFLGVYAIGMFFAGHLGDRVDLRILLTIGMIGTGLFTAAFGAGYWFNIHNFYYFLGMQMMAGLFQSSGWPSVVAVVGNWFGKSKRGLILGIWNAHTSVGNISGSLIAAAMLKYGWCWSFAVPGIMIALVGLTVFLFLPVSPDVIGIQEDFHLKDSEKTGMDTPLLERRSQAKEKAVGFIEAWRIPGVAPFALCLFFCKLVAYTFLYWLPFYISHTAIGGQYLSNSSAGVLSTLFDVGGVVGGILAGHISDRLDARALTAASFTFSAIPALFFYRIYGSISLTWNIALMFITGMLVNGPYALITTAVSADLGTHSSLNGNSRALATVTAIIDGTGSIGAAVGPLLTGYISARSWSAVFTMLMASALVAGLLLTRLVVAEVVAKMEPRRTPDPAASDLPVSSMDEP